From the Cryptomeria japonica chromosome 2, Sugi_1.0, whole genome shotgun sequence genome, one window contains:
- the LOC131043854 gene encoding putative dynamin-related protein 4A — translation MSMVMEDEEDLSAGVSSLTISYQQKIRPLLDAVDKLRNLDIMKEGIQLPSIVVVGDQSSGKSSVLESLAGIKLPRGMGICTRVPLIMRLQSCSDKSEAQISIEFNAKKETIKEWDISSEIDAATQKIIGDGKGISYIPITLHITKVGAPDLTMVDLSGITRVPIAGQPEDIYEQITDIIMHYVIPKESIVLNVLAANVDFPTCESIRMSQKVDPKGEWTLVVVTKSNKAPEGLLEKVTVDAVNIGLGYVCIRNGIDDESKAEARRKEQQLFSSHPLLGKIDKEMVGIPVLAQKLMRIQATTINTTLPQIYNKIDDMLGKCQSELSCFPRHLCNPREADVGFVKLLNKIKESLKKIIILGEFQQFPEDP, via the coding sequence ATGTCGATGGTCATGGAAGACGAAGAAGATCTGAGCGCGGGAGTTTCAAGCTTGACAATTTCGTATCAGCAGAAAATCCGGCCACTGCTGGATGCGGTGGATAAGCTACGGAACCTGGACATTATGAAAGAGGGAATCCAACTTCCCAGCATTGTTGTGGTGGGCGACCAGTCCAGCGGCAAGTCCAGCGTCTTGGAGTCTCTGGCAGGCATCAAGCTTCCCCGAGGGATGGGCATTTGCACCCGAGTTCCCCTCATCATGAGACTACAAAGTTGCAGCGACAAATCTGAAGCCCAAATCTCCATCGAGTTCAATGCCAAAAAGGAGACAATAAAAGAGTGGGACATATCATCCGAGATTGATGCTGCGACACAAAAAATCATAGGGGACGGGAAGGGAATAAGTTACATTCCGATTACGCTCCACATTACAAAAGTGGGAGCTCCGGATTTGACAATGGTGGACCTATCGGGCATCACCAGAGTTCCGATAGCCGGGCAGCCGGAGGACATCTACGAGCAGATCACGGATATTATAATGCACTACGTCATTCCAAAGGAGAGCATCGTTCTCAATGTTTTGGCGGCTAATGTGGATTTTCCCACCTGCGAATCTATCAGAATGTCACAGAAGGTGGATCCAAAGGGCGAGTGGACTCTGGTGGTGGTGACCAAGTCGAACAAGGCGCCCGAGGGGCTTCTCGAAAAAGTGACGGTGGACGCCGTCAACATTGGGCTGGGCTACGTCTGCATCCGCAATGGCATTGACGACGAAAGCAAAGCAGAAGCCCGGCGGAAAGAACAGCAGCTGTTCAGCTCCCACCCGCTGTTGGGAAAGATCGACAAGGAAATGGTGGGAATCCCCGTGTTGGCGCAGAAGCTGATGCGAATCCAGGCCACGACCATCAACACCACGCTACctcaaatctacaacaaaatcgaCGACATGTTGGGAAAATGCCAATCTGAGCTCAGCTGCTTCCCTCGGCATTTGTGCAACCCGCGGGAGGCCGACGTGGGGTTCGTGAAGCTACTGAACAAGATAAAAGAATCGCTGAAGAAAATCATAATTTTGGGGGAGTTTCAGCAGTTTCCAGAGGATCCTTAG